AAAGCAATAGCTTATTTACAGAGTGCTATTCCTGATAGCAAATATAAAGATGCTTTAATTGAGTTAACTGAATTTTCTGTTGCTAGGACTTATTAATAGCTATTTAGAGTAAATCAAAGAACTTAGCCTGTATAGGAAAATATAAATCTAAAGTCATTGCCTTGTGTATTAGTAAAGAAATAGAACTTTTCATCTATATCGCTTACTGTGTGAAAATAATATCAATATATGTTCCATAAAACTGTAATAGCTATTTTTTGTTTGTTTAAGTAGTAAGGCTATTGGTTTATTTGGATCCTTATTTGGTGATCTTTATCGCTCTTCCAAAATAACTAAGATTGTTGTTTTGTTATTGTTGGAGGTTTGAAAATTCTATATCTAGTAATTAAAAATATATCTTCTATCAATTGAACGTCATTGTTGAAGTTTGCGTTATCTCAATTTTAGGATAAATAATTCAAATACCCCTTGTTTTAAATACAAATGATAATTATTATCATTTTAAATGGTATGTTAAATGAGGTGATTTATGATTTATCTAGTAGATGCTTGGTTAGAATGTGCACATCCTAGTCTACGTATTTTGAATAAAAATACGGGTGAAGTTTGTCTTACATTGAATGAGCAAGAAGTTATTAGCTATCAAGAGCAGGGCATATTTGATGTGGCAAGTTTGTTTTCAACCAATCAAGAAGTGATCCAGGAGCTTACTAATGACCTGTTTATAGCTAAACATATAGTATATAAATTGTAACAAAATATTTATATATTGAGATATGTGGATGGTATGCAAATAAACCAAGAGTTCTTATGGTCATTGTCTAAGCTATCCTGAACACTATTGAGTTAGTCAATTTAAAACGATATTAATGATTGACAGTAAGGCTAACTCCTCGTAGAATTGCGCCTCTTTTCAGTGGGCATAGTCCGCCTGCTGAAAGTTATTAAGAGTCTGAGGTCAACATGCAAAACCAACAAATTCGTATTCGGTTAAAGGCATTTGATCACCGCTTGATCGATCAATCAACTCAGGAAATCGTAGATACTGCGAAACGTACTGGGGCTCAAGTTCGTGGTCCAATACCATTACCAACTCGTAAAGAGAGATTTACTGTATTGATTTCTCCGCACGTTAATAAAGACGCGCGTGATCAATATGAAATTCGTACTCATAAAAGAGTATTAGATATCGTGCAACCAACTGATAAAACAGTTGATGCATTAATGAAGCTTGATCTTGCAGCTGGTGTAGAAGTGCAAATCAGCCTCGGCTAAGGCATTGCTTTAGTCGTGTAACGCTCTGAAATGGGCGGCCATAGCGGGTGAAAGCCCCGTACACTTATAGAGGTATATATATGACAATTGGTGTTATCGGTCGTAAATGCGGTATGACTCGCATTTTTACCGAAGAAGGTATCTCGATTCCGGTTACTGTTATTGAAGTTGAACCAAATCGTGTTACTCAATTCAAATCAGAAGAAACTGATGGCTACCGTGCTGTACAGGTTACAGTGGGTGAGCGTCGTACTTCTCGTGTTTCAAAACCACAAGCTGGTCACTTTGCAAAAGCTAAAGTAGCTGCTGGTCGTGGCGTTTTAGAATTCCGTTTAGAAGATGGCGAATACCAAGCTGGTGACGAACTTAAAGTTGATATGTTCGAAGCTGGTCAAATGGTTGACGTAACTGGTCAATCTAAGGGTAAAGGATTTGCTGGTACTATTAAACGTTGGAATTTCCGCGGTCAAGACAATACACATGGTAACTCAGTGTCTCACCGTGTACCAGGCTCTATCGGTCAGTGTCAGACTCCTGGTCGTGTTTTCAAAGGCAAGAAAATGTCTGGTCATTTAGGTGCTGAGCGCGTAACTGTGCAGTCCCTACAAATCGTTCGTGTTGACGTTGAGCGCAACTTACTATTAGTAAAAGGAGCTGTTCCTGGTGCTACTGGTAGTGATGTGATTGTACGTCCTGCTGTTAAAGCTCGCGGTTAAGGGGGAATAAAGAATGCAATTAAATGTAAATGGTGCGCAAGCAATCGAAGTTAATCAAGCAGTCTTTGATGCAAAGTACAATGAAACATTAATCCACCAAGCTGTAGTAGCTTATATGGCTGCTGGTCGTCAAGGTACACGTGCACAAAAAACTCGTGCAGAAGTATCTGGTGGTGGCAAAAAGCCTTGGCGTCAAAAAGGTACTGGTCGCGCACGTGCTGGGTCTACTCGTAGCCCAATCTGGCGTAGCGGTGGTACTACTTTTGCAGCTAAGCCACAAGATCATTCACAAAAAATTAACCGTAAAATGTATCGTGCAGCGATTCGTTCAATTTTATCTGAACTTGCGCGTACTGATCGTTTAGTAGTGGTTGAGAATTTTGCTGTTGATGCGCCAAAAACTAAAGAATTAGTGAATAAACTGCAAGCATTAGAGTTAAAAGATGTATTAATCATAACTGATGCTTTTGATACTAACCTATGGTTAGCAGCTCGTAACCTACCTCATGTAGATTATGTAGAAGCAAGTGGTTCAGATCCTGTCAGTTTAATTGCTTATGAAAAGGTACTTATTACTGTACCTGCTATTAAGAAAATTGAGGAGGTATTGGCATGAGTTTTGAACAAGCTCGTTTATACAAGGTTCTTCTTGCCCCTCTCCATACTGAGAAGTCAGAACTTATTTTAGAAGAAGGCGGTCAAGATCGCATTGCTTTTAAAGTGGCTGCTACTGCTAATAAAGTTGAGATCAAAGAAGCAGTTGAAAAACTATTCAAAGTTGAAGTAGCTAAAGTGATGACCTTAAACGTTAAAGGTAAGGTCAAAAGAGAAATGTCTGGTAAAACT
This portion of the Entomomonas sp. E2T0 genome encodes:
- the rpsJ gene encoding 30S ribosomal protein S10, translating into MQNQQIRIRLKAFDHRLIDQSTQEIVDTAKRTGAQVRGPIPLPTRKERFTVLISPHVNKDARDQYEIRTHKRVLDIVQPTDKTVDALMKLDLAAGVEVQISLG
- the rplC gene encoding 50S ribosomal protein L3, with translation MTIGVIGRKCGMTRIFTEEGISIPVTVIEVEPNRVTQFKSEETDGYRAVQVTVGERRTSRVSKPQAGHFAKAKVAAGRGVLEFRLEDGEYQAGDELKVDMFEAGQMVDVTGQSKGKGFAGTIKRWNFRGQDNTHGNSVSHRVPGSIGQCQTPGRVFKGKKMSGHLGAERVTVQSLQIVRVDVERNLLLVKGAVPGATGSDVIVRPAVKARG
- the rplD gene encoding 50S ribosomal protein L4 yields the protein MQLNVNGAQAIEVNQAVFDAKYNETLIHQAVVAYMAAGRQGTRAQKTRAEVSGGGKKPWRQKGTGRARAGSTRSPIWRSGGTTFAAKPQDHSQKINRKMYRAAIRSILSELARTDRLVVVENFAVDAPKTKELVNKLQALELKDVLIITDAFDTNLWLAARNLPHVDYVEASGSDPVSLIAYEKVLITVPAIKKIEEVLA
- the rplW gene encoding 50S ribosomal protein L23, giving the protein MSFEQARLYKVLLAPLHTEKSELILEEGGQDRIAFKVAATANKVEIKEAVEKLFKVEVAKVMTLNVKGKVKREMSGKTSKRIRFAKGKESDWKKAYVVLKPGSVIESLAAQDK